The nucleotide sequence CTACAGTTCTTTGCCGTTTTTCTACTATTTCGgcgattgacttgagcgtcggagggttaaTACCGGGACCCCTTTTTTGTCCTGGCACTGACATTCTTGGTTTTGCAAAGAGAAGCGGAGTCTTCACAAGGTCAACTGCTGAGCCACATCTCTAGCCAACTAACTGTCTTCACGATTTTCAGACAGAATCAAATATTATGATTCAAAGCAAcgaatattttgaaaattgactctaagttgtattttaaatttacttGGGAGGTAAGTCAATTCTTTATGTGATAAATTATCATAAACTCCCTAACACCAAACTTAACTTCCTCTTTAATCCCTACATCATTAAAAAAACGTATCCCCACTCCTATGTAAATTTTCCTTTGCTTCAACTCCTTTTCAATTCTCTAATGCACACCGATTTATCTAATTGTCCTATTTCTttataggtacaaaaagtctaaaataaaatataattcttCCTAAATTTGACGCATTTAAAGtataatctaatatattttctatcaaattaagtataattttttttttaatttgtcaaaGGGAAGAGAagtctctcattttttttttataggtataaattaaaaggaaatataattctttctaaattcaggattatttaattaaaatcaaatatattttctatctaattgAGCATTGAGTAGGACTTATTTTCCCttcaccgatcgattgagagctcaTGCCCATCAATTGACATAAGCTGAATTGATTTcgtgattttaattaaataatactgaatttatgataaattataccttattttggacattttttaccttaaaaaataaagataattatatatattgaagtgcattttcaaagaaaaaattaCATACGTACGTACGAAGAGTAGGAATAAATTTTTTCTGAGAGAACTTAGAAGGAAATTGAGTTTGGTGTTAAAGATTTTAGGGCAATTTACACTCAATATATTTGTAATTATGACCCTAATATGAGAACTACACTTGCAAATCTAGTTggattgattttctatcattacaAATTTGGTAAAAAAACAATGAAGTTATTATAAAAATCTGCTGATCTAGttccaaattgaaattttcaaattaatcatGTTGTTAAAGCGTTAATCTCAGAAAAATCCGGACCTGGCCCTCCCTTGTTTTATATCTTCTGTGAATACTAAGCTTGGCCACACAAAATGGATGGGGGCAGCGGTGGCGGCGACCCTACTCGGCCGCGCGTCGGCCTCTTCCCCTGCCCCTTCCAAGGCCACCTCAACCCCATGTTCCAGCTCGCTCACCTCCTCCACCGCCGAGGCTTCCCGGTCACCGTTTTCCTCCCCCCAAGCACCCCGGATTCCGTCGCCGGCCACATCCCTCACTTTGACTTCGTCCCCCTCCCCGGCAGATTGCTCCCGCGCTTGGACAACCAGTCCGACGTGGCGGAAGCCATCGCCGAGCTCAACGCGCAGTGTGAGGCGCCGTTCCGGGAGGCGCTGTGCCGAATTGCATCTGCGGAGGGCGTCGCGTGCGTTATCGTGGACGCGCTGCTGTTCCGGGTGCAAGCGGCGGCGAAGGACGCCGGTGTTCCGGCGCTGGCAATGCGCACGTCGAGCGCCGCCTGCTTCAATGCGTTCATTTTGTATCCCCTACTTTTGAGCAGGGGGTATCTCTCGATACAGCAAGGTATATATTAATGGTCCATTTAAAGCGATTCAAATACGAACTAAAAATTCGATTTTGATGTAAACCTGCTAGAAATTCAATTTTGCTATAAAATTATGAACAGAATCACACCTAGAAGATCCAATCCCCGAGCTCCCGCCCCTCCGAGTCAAAGATCTCGTCCGCGTCGACCGAAGCTCTTCGGAGTCGCTCTCCAGGATGCTGGAGCAAGTTGTCGGCGCGGCACGGACTTCGTCGGGGATTATCTTCAACACCTTCGACGCCGTGGAGGCAGCGGATCTGGAGCTGCTTCGCCAGAGGCTCGACGGCGTTCCTGTGTTTGCCGTGGGGCCGCTCTGTGCAGTGACCGGAGGAGCCCAATGCAGCTTGCTGGCGCAAGACCGCCGGTGCATGGAGTGGCTCGACAAGCAGGCGGACCGGTCCGTTATCTACGTCAGCTTCGGGAGCTTGGCAGTGTTGGAAGAGGAAGAGTTTGGCGAGATCGCTCGGGGCTTAGCTCAGAGCGGGCAGGCCTTCCTCTGGGTCGTACGGCCTGGGCAGGTTCGGGCAGGGGTTAGGCTGCCCAACGAATTGATAGAGgtgctgtttttttttttaaaaaaaaattaatctcatTTTCCCAGCAATTTATCAATTATTAAAATCAGCATTAGTTTTTGTTaaccttcaaaattaaaataggtAGAAGAAAGAGGGATGATTGTGGACTGGGCCCCGCAGCAGGAGGTGCTGGGCCACCCAGCTGTGGGTGGCTTCTGGACCCACAACGGGTGGAACTCGACGGTGGAGAGCCTCGTCGCCGGCGTGCCCATGCTCTGTTCGCCTCGGGACTATGATCAAATGGGCAACGCCCGGTACGTGGCCCACGTTTGGAAGGTGGGCCTCCAAATGGATTTCGATAATGGGCCGAACATGGAGGATATCTCGCAGGCCGTGAGAATGTTGATGGTCGATGAGGCAGGGCACGACGCAAGGGCTCGTGCCCAGCACACGAAGGAAGAGGTGACTGATTGTGTTCGACCAGGTGGGTCGTCGAGTCGAGCTATTGAGAGTTTGGTGGATCACATTTGCTCATTgtgagttaaattaattttaatcatgTATAATTATTGTTAAAAATATGTAATGATTTTGATTCGAatggattttaaataattttaaagggtGGGTTTCATCTGAGTCCGAAAGAAATCTCTAGATGGGCCACGAGCTGGAGGCCCATGTAATTTAAGCAATTAACCCCAAAATTTTACAAATTTCGCCCGCTATTTACACGCCAAGACGAAGTTAAATAGTTAATGGTAACGCACGCGACATGCTCGTTCATGGCCTGCCCTCTTCATCCTCCGTCCACGCCGAGTCCAACTCGTCTATGTCGACGGCGGCGACCTGCGACGGCCCGATTCTAGCGGCAGCTACTGGAGGTACCCTTACCGGGAGGCGCGCGACCTTCTCTGATGGAGCTCCGCCTCCGATTTCGGCGCCGTCCCTCTCCTCCTTGAGGTCCCTGGGCGGCAGGAAGCAATCCATGGAGAGCCCCCAAATGTTGAAGTCCACCTCCTCCACCGTCCACGTCTCCTCCATCCGTGTTCTCGTGTGTCGGTCGCTGGTCTCCCCGAAACGGAAGAGCGAGACGTTGGTGCGGCCGGCGTGCGCGATGTTGACGCCGTCGATGGTGCGGTAGTCTTCGATGTGAGACTCCATGGTGGTCTCCCAGTATACGCAGTCCTTGGCTGATGCCGTTTTGATGCGGAGGAGGTGCGAGTCCTCGAGCTGGACGAGGAGGCCGGTACGCTGGCTGAAGTAACCCCAAACGGTGTGGCGGATGATTTCGACGCTGCTGCTGCTGCGCGCTCGAAGGGTCGTCGCCTCCGCGTCCAGGCGCAGCACGAAGCAGTCCTCGCCGTTGACGGCCTTCTCCCCGAGGCACACCGACTTGGCGAATAAGTTCGCCGTCGATCTCGGATCGAGCCCCTGAAACGTTGCGATTTTGGTGAGCGCGATACGTTGACGAAATGTCGATAAGAAATATCATGGGATCAATTACTGCCGTGTTGGGTACCTGGAGAGAGCGGCGAAGGGGGCGAGGAGGTCCGCGGGAGGCGTGCGGCTGGTTCCACGGCGTTTGTCGCCAAGCCACCTTACCGTCGCTCCCGGCGCTGATCTTGCTCCCGGAGACCATCAGCTCCAGGCACCACAAGTCGGGCTTTTTCTGCCACAGCACGAACCCGCCGATCTCTCCGACGTTGCCGAGCCCCTTCCTCGCCTTCCTGCCATTGCCAGCAGCCGCTGCGCCGTCCCCGCTTCTGCAGCCGTTGCCTTTGGACATCTCCGTCGCCATCATCCGAACCTTCCCCATGGCGTACATGCTATGGATCGCGTTCAGCGCCTGATCTCCTCCCGATGCCGCGATATACTGCTGCACGATGTACCTCGCCATCGACACTTCCTGCGTTCACGAACAAAAAATGTGATGTAAAAAATGCACGCACACCAACTGTTCTCTCAATTGTCGAATAGAAGCAGCAGTCTCACAATTGTGTCCTCCTTCATGTCCTTGATGACCGTGGAGTTGTAAGCATGCACCGGAAGAGGGACGAGGGGCGCCCCAATGACACCCAGCATGAGCTGGAGTTCCGCTCCGCTGCTGCCGGTCGTCATCGCCCGGCCGACGTGCGGTCGCATCCACGCCTTCACGTTGGTGCAGAACGTCTTGCTGCTACGGGAGCCAACGCCGCCGGCGAGGAACGTCTCCTCCGGCATGGGCACTTCCAGGACCGTGTCCAGTCCATCCTCCCGCTCCAGGTTCGGCCACAGCTTCCTCATAGACGGAAGAAGCAGCGGAGGAAACCAAACCAGTCTCGGCAAGCTCCAACCTTTCCGCACCAAACTCGATGCCTTGCTCTCGGTTTCGTCTCTGGCTGCTACACAGAAGTAATGGAATTCGACTTGGACTCGCAACAACGGTCGCTGTCGATGCAGCTGGCGCAGGCCGCAGGGGAATTTgttacatatatataaaaaagtcGTCGTGGGCGCACGCTCTGCTTCAGATTGTTGCTTCGCTTCCCCAGAGAATTAATATAATACGAAAAGTCTAAGATAATTAGCACTAAATATGTCGCCGCGATTTCAGGGATCTGCCCCAAACAATTCCAAATGGGCAGCTTCCGGCAGGAAGACTTGCCCCAGCATTTCATCGGGCGGCCATAAAGATGAACAAAGATTATTATGTTCGTTTATGCTGAATTGCACATAAATATAAGGCTGGATTGTTTTGTTTATGTTGCATTATTGGCTTCGATTTCAGGAGTCAAATCTTCCCCGCCACAAGCGTGCCTCCAGGGATCACAATTCGTGATTAAGATTAAAGAATTAATGCACGTTGGCCTCAGTCGATCATAGTGGAAGATCCTGAAATCTGATTGATTAATTCGTGTATTACGCCTCGATCGATCAGCGTGGGCGATTAAAACTctgattaattattaaaaaaaaaaaaatagagcgaGGAGATGGCGGCGGCGGGGGGCGCCCCGTCGTGTGCGCCGCTGTGGACGCGGCCGCCACGGTGGTTGAAACCAAGAAGAAGAGCAGTTTCGAGCTTCACTCTTAACACATGACTGGTGAAGCAGGAGCAGGCAGGCGGCATCGATGCTGAGATGACCATCGTGCTGTCCAGCATCTCAATGGCCTGCAAGCAGATCGCCTCTCTGGTGAAGCGCACCAGCATCTCTAACCTCACCGGCGTCCAGGGCAGTGAACGTCCAAGGCGAGGACCAGAAGAAGCTCGAGCTCGACGTCATCTCCAACGAGGTAAATCGTattctaaatcaatatcttgactATTATAACggaagatcaagctttgattcGATAGTTGCAGGTGTTCTCGAATTGCCTGAGATTGAGTGGGCGGACGGGCAACATAGCGTCGGAAGAAGACGACATACCGGTGCCCATGGAAGAGAGCTACTCGGCAACTACATTGTCGTTGATCTTGTCTAAAAACAATAAAGATGATACGCTAGATAGATGACTCTGTCATTGACTAGAAGAAAATTTTAAGATGGAGAAGAGACCACACCTAATGCTCTTTTCTGCGTTCATCATAAAGAGAGTAAAAAGAAGTGTTAAAGCAAGATCCAGGGAGGAGGTCCCTAACGCAGGCACTCCAATGTTCAAGTCAGTATAACAGCCAAGCGAAAAGTGGAGAAAAAGATGAATAGTAGATGTGTGCATCTTTTGATGTTGAAAAGCATACTTGACCAATGGAGAAGACCTCTTTTATACTGATTCTCAAAACCGTGTAATCATGAGATGTCAGAGAATGTCTGATGTCAAAATATATCAACTAATAAAATTTGTATAACCACCTTTCAAGGAAAGTTTCATTTTATACACATGAATCGTCTTTTGTAATCCTTATATTAATGAGGCGGTTGAGAATGTTAGATGTtagaattgttggtgcaatatccctaggtcaaggttgacctgattgactaaacttgagtttggtcaagtttaagtattgatatttgggtttcgatgtttgacaatacgtggaGATTACAGGTTCAATCATCAATCTGGGaagattgctggtgcaattctCCTTTGGCCAGGTTTTGACCAGATTGgtgtgaaaaagagtcaagtaggttaaagttgaccggatacttgactaggaaaagtcttggtgagtgaagtcaggcagttgaaaaatccttgTAAATGAAGTTAGGTGAACatcatagtgagtgaagttagatgaaagtcttggtgagtgaagccagacagaaggaaagtcctggtgaatgaagctaggcagatggaaagtcctagtgaatgaagctaggtataatggaaagtcctggtgagtgaagccaggtagtttgaaaatcctggtgagtgaagccatgtgaaaatcctagtgagtgaagctaggtgaaagtcctggtgagtgaagccaggtagaaggaaagtcctagtgagtgaagctaggcagaatggaaagtccaagtaggtcaaatgattgatcggatacttggcacgaggaaatccagatgggttgagggtgaccggacatctggtggaagtccaagtgggtcatggaggactgagCACTTGCCACgagacagtaagtccaagtgggccaaGGTTGACTTGAAAGTTGGCAAAgacaaagtccagatgggtcaaaagttgaccgaacacttagcggtcgtaagtccagtagggagttggcatgaaaataggaagttcgaacgtagtaaacttccaaaggccataacttttgactcggatattggAATGAGGGTGATCTCGGATGAAAAACGAAGCTCATTTTAAGCTCTACACAATTTTCTGCTtgccaattgattggtcaatcgattggggggggggggttcaatcgatcaaccaatcgattggttgacgtgatTTTTTGTAGAAATAGTTTGGATCGATTgagtaatcgatcaaaacttctccaatcgattggtcaatcgattgagagagtttctgagcgaacagtgagcttctgaatcgatcagttaatcgattgaaatcttcaatcgatcgactgatcgattggggggggCTGGATATCACCCGATAGAAGCCGAATCGATCGGGCCATCGATTCAGGGAATTTTCAGAGAGCACAGATGCGCtatgaatcgatcgatcgatcaattcaaaacctctccaatcgattgagagtcattcaattgattgagatccgaccgttagcgtagAATAAAGCCGTTGGTGAGCATCTTCTTCGGCAGCTCTTCGATTACTCTCCAAGGGCGATCTCAACGAttcttctccaccgagctcagtgacacacgccagttcttgaaggtgttggtgcgggtagcactaacggtctaacccaggttttgatgaatgacaaataggttaagttagttgtgttgttgtctgacactttgatcaagtgtgcaggaaaagtccagctaggtcgacgggctgaccggatagctggcgagaagtccagctaggtcgacgggctgaccggatagctggcgagaagtccaagcgggtcgacgggctgaccggacgcttggcgagaagtccagacgggtcgacgggctgaccggacgtctggcaggtaagtgaggtaagtcactggaggggagtgactgtgaggacgcgttcccgggaaggggacattaggcgtcgatccggcttagatccatttcggatgtctaagtcgagatcgtgactagattccggtctcggaaagacggaatctaagtcatactttgcttatctataaaactgtgctaacaatctttgctgcagggtacatttgcctcggactaaccttttcttgcaggagaaggactttctggagaagaggggtccgggcgcccggagcagcaggaaggttccaggcgcccggaggcaagtttttatccccaggacgacgttgacacttggagcatgctggttgggagtgttacgtcacattccaggcgcccggaagggatccaggcgcccggagcagcatataaaagaagccccaggcaggagcttcaacatatcagtcttctaagaactctgagtccaatcattctgctgctctgcgctccaacgacgttcacaaagctccgacgactcactccagttctctttttaattcattgtttgtcggttagctttgttttctttcttttcattagcaatatttgtacgtaaattgtaattatccgaattgctagtgaattgcccaacgaaagtactcaaggagtacgggccttcgagtaggagtcgtcacaggctccgaacgaagtaaaaatcaacagtgttcatctctttacttctttacttttccgctgcgtcttaactcgagattttcgaatcgatattcaccccccctctatcgaatctaacggtcttacagaaGGTTCTTGGAGTGAAGCGTAGTTGCATTCGCAAGCATCAAGAGGCAttcccaaacaagaagagagcataAGTGTTGTAAACCTTGTGAGGTTTGTGTTTATATttcttcttgttttgagttgtatgctGGTGTGAGTCttatacgaggtttctccacctccggtagttaacgagaaggagtattttgttTAGTGGAGTGAGTGTCgtttgtggatccttggattagtcacctctccttgaggtggatacaagtaaatccttgtgttaggattgcttgagtgttttcctctgcatatcatcaccaagaagcaagctacgagaagcgcgacgagctattcacccccctctagtacatttcgaccctaacaagtggtatcagagcgaggtcgctctttacCAGAATCATCGCCGAAAGGATCAAAAAGGGCAGAGggcgaagaagttggagcaaaatttatcaagtcgaagacttcatcaaaaggctcaacttcaaatggaattccaagatggacttggatttgacacaagggtgcctccaccattcacttcAATAAGttttgatctttggaaatcaaggatcaaaaatttcttgatggtggagatagagtaatgttttgctctcatggaaggctttgaagctccaacaaattcaaagggaaaaattctcaagaggagcaagtggagctaagagcaaatccaaagatttGAGGCTAATGATAAAataaccaagcttttggtcaatctattaccgagcaacatcttggagtaaattggagaatttaaagatgccAAAGAACTATGTAGTAagttggctaagcttcatgaagaaccctccactgtaccaaatcaagataaattcaaatagggcaactcattggagcaagatcaagaggaagatgtctccgaggttgagagatactcaacaccggaggaagaagaagaaagtccatCCTTAATGGAGGAtgaagataaaggcaaaggagtgtactccttatttcatgtgcatgaggattcggaagttgagagatgctcaacatccgaagatgaagaggaagaagcctccacctctaggattgagggggagagtgGACCATCATtgctggatcaagaagaagcctctacatctAGATCAAAATGAGAAGACGCCACCCCTACAAGAAaagatataaaaatttcaatggtTAATgacaaaaatcatattatatgttttgagtgtagggaacatgggcactagagtaagtgccctaaattggccaagaagaagggccaagtggcaccaaaaggcaaggagaagcccaaagagaccacccccacacaaagaagagcaaggaacacattgtgtgcttcttgtgtaaccaaaaaggacattactggagccaatgtcctaaggggaagaaatcggTCAAGGCTAAGGGAGGAAgaacaaatcaagggggagcttccaaggtaaaactcaaggtatcatttattgagcctgcCCCCTTAAATCATGGTacaaagcatgctagttctaacttataccATTTTAATGATATTtgccataaaaataggaagcatgataaaattaatgaaaatcatgtggcttTTCATGCTAAGATTACCACACCTAaagctaggaaggtagataaaaatctaggtaagaacactaaggatcacagttacaagcctagaaataaaaatgcttaaggatttaatgaaaaaacaaaatctaaggatttatggaaagaaaatcaagtcttgaggtcaagacttgataaaatggaaaaaaccctaaaaaggatggaaaatatcctaaaagggcaaaatgagcataacctaggtctaggagtacaaaagtcatccaatggctatagagatttgggatacaaacctaaggccaagaaggatgtaacttcttaccatagggttccatacagCTATGGAACCaagcctaggtctaggggtcaagtcaaggatacaagggaagttatccctaggagtatctttgcaacaacaaatgtgactaagacttctaagaagtctaagaaagtcactgacaaggtcacaagggaagctatccctagagttgacctagagaaggtgaccaaggcttctaagaagcctaacaaggtcattaggaaggtatctagggaagttatctctagtgtGTACCTAGAGCATCccaggagcaccaataggttttgggtttctaggagtattttctctaccccttagatgggttagagagtgtcaacttaaaTTGGAAGGGTAagtaacccaaccttgatgaagttgacactcggagagcattttcaaggttactattaacctttgaaaatgaagaggattatcatttactctttgaaagagtaaaatgtgctataatttgcgaagtttgattttaagtttaaatagGCACAAATtgagaaaaacataagaaatatcaagttggggttttgatattttcttagggAATTGAAAGTAAAtctaggccttaatttaaaatgattactcTTTTGGAAGAAtaaaaatgtgccaaaatttgaacaATATGCTTAAtcttaaattgacacaattaatCAAGaggtaaagaaatgccaagttgggtttagacattttcttgaagaaaaaggtgggtaatctaggatttaattttaagttagctaaagtttaaggatacttagataatctaggtattttatttaagctaaattaccatgctttgtttacccatcatatgccatgacatcatgtgtgcattcatgctttattatgaaaaatataaaaataccatgtcatgtcatacatacatcatgtagttgtagtatattttcttttgaaaattagttCTTTTTGGTGTAtaccataaatcatcatgcattattttaatctCTTTGaaattaaggactaatgacatttactaacaagtaacatcctaagtggatgttcataatcctaaatgcctagatagatatgcatgatccatagtttagggtaaaactaaactttacatctcacaaagaactataaggtgacttgtatgtgtttttaatatacattagatacaagtgagatgttaggatgatgaacaaaactcaagatgttgatttagtgcattcttttgaattttaggttaatcaaaacacatagttatgtgtttccaaatcattgggaaagctaatatacaagtcatgtgcattgagcccaaagaacatggctggaaattagttttgaaaatgattttaaaatacttttagaaaaccttggtgaagactatcttttgatagtaatcattattgaaaagttaaacacaaactagaagaaaacactaaagtttttacaagtttttaagtttatgtcaatctttgaaaataggaaatattttcatagaaaattatttttccttgataatatatacccAAAATAATGTCTGcatgaatttttataattttgtagattttttagGACATTTCTGAAAtttgactgaaattgaatttcaggatttcagaaacccaatcgatcagctaatcaattGGGAAgcctcaattgatcgattgagctGCATTTCTTCACGAGCATAGCCTCGctagattgatcagccgatcgattcaatatgTCTGGAtggattagtggatcgattcagaggcaattttTGCGAACAGAAGTTCATGGaattgatcaggtgatcgattgaaatggtttcaatcgattgagccccaacttcaatcgattgggagtgctgattttggttgggaaatCTTGATTAAgcattttaaactatttttagtctaggttgtaacacccacgaatttctttataagtacatgagtaattatttccactagaacttagaaataaaagaaaaaaaaagatatataataatatgataagaggagaaggtcaaggattgaaccttgaacctcccacaaacaaTGGAGAAAGATTTATAGCATGttcaccactaggatagagaataacatatggataggaagagataaaaatgttagttaaaggagagaaaaaaaaaataaagcaagaagaaagagaaaaccaaattt is from Zingiber officinale cultivar Zhangliang chromosome 7B, Zo_v1.1, whole genome shotgun sequence and encodes:
- the LOC122003623 gene encoding uncharacterized protein LOC122003623 isoform X2, whose protein sequence is MRKLWPNLEREDGLDTVLEVPMPEETFLAGGVGSRSSKTFCTNVKAWMRPHVGRAMTTGSSGAELQLMLGVIGAPLVPLPVHAYNSTVIKDMKEDTIEVSMARYIVQQYIAASGGDQALNAIHSMYAMGKVRMMATEMSKGNGCRSGDGAAAAGNGRKARKGLGNVGEIGGFVLWQKKPDLWCLELMVSGSKISAGSDGKVAWRQTPWNQPHASRGPPRPLRRSLQGLDPRSTANLFAKSVCLGEKAVNGEDCFVLRLDAEATTLRARSSSSVEIIRHTVWGYFSQRTGLLVQLEDSHLLRIKTASAKDCVYWETTMESHIEDYRTIDGVNIAHAGRTNVSLFRFGETSDRHTRTRMEETWTVEEVDFNIWGLSMDCFLPPRDLKEERDGAEIGGGAPSEKVARLPVRVPPVAAARIGPSQVAAVDIDELDSAWTEDEEGRP
- the LOC122003622 gene encoding DIMBOA UDP-glucosyltransferase BX9-like, with product MDGGSGGGDPTRPRVGLFPCPFQGHLNPMFQLAHLLHRRGFPVTVFLPPSTPDSVAGHIPHFDFVPLPGRLLPRLDNQSDVAEAIAELNAQCEAPFREALCRIASAEGVACVIVDALLFRVQAAAKDAGVPALAMRTSSAACFNAFILYPLLLSRGYLSIQQESHLEDPIPELPPLRVKDLVRVDRSSSESLSRMLEQVVGAARTSSGIIFNTFDAVEAADLELLRQRLDGVPVFAVGPLCAVTGGAQCSLLAQDRRCMEWLDKQADRSVIYVSFGSLAVLEEEEFGEIARGLAQSGQAFLWVVRPGQVRAGVRLPNELIEVEERGMIVDWAPQQEVLGHPAVGGFWTHNGWNSTVESLVAGVPMLCSPRDYDQMGNARYVAHVWKVGLQMDFDNGPNMEDISQAVRMLMVDEAGHDARARAQHTKEEVTDCVRPGGSSSRAIESLVDHICSL
- the LOC122003623 gene encoding uncharacterized protein LOC122003623 isoform X1 — its product is MRKLWPNLEREDGLDTVLEVPMPEETFLAGGVGSRSSKTFCTNVKAWMRPHVGRAMTTGSSGAELQLMLGVIGAPLVPLPVHAYNSTVIKDMKEDTIEVSMARYIVQQYIAASGGDQALNAIHSMYAMGKVRMMATEMSKGNGCRSGDGAAAAGNGRKARKGLGNVGEIGGFVLWQKKPDLWCLELMVSGSKISAGSDGKVAWRQTPWNQPHASRGPPRPLRRSLQVPNTAVIDPMIFLIDISSTYRAHQNRNVSGARSEIDGELIRQVGVPRGEGRQRRGLLRAAPGRGGDDPSSAQQQQRRNHPPHRLGLLQPAYRPPRPARGLAPPPHQNGISQGLRILGDHHGVSHRRLPHHRRRQHRARRPHQRLALPFRGDQRPTHENTDGGDVDGGGGGLQHLGALHGLLPAAQGPQGGEGRRRNRRRSSIREGRAPPGKGTSSSCR